One genomic region from Eptesicus fuscus isolate TK198812 chromosome 4, DD_ASM_mEF_20220401, whole genome shotgun sequence encodes:
- the LOC103285975 gene encoding NXPE family member 3-like has protein sequence MSLLPVLHFYLPSVLVTYQMSSKQLQASTDLFIKQFKLHKIVIVGSVIAIWILYTRVSWPDSAAPLSPRPRPARKSSGSLPQEFSDLTHLLHWPLTPEDGEDLLASTSSETSTYHLKGPAQASYVLGGYLEAILVARDHRGRPKTHGGDLFRAQLLGPDLKAGVPGNVQDLENGTYLLSFPLLWAGQAQVQVRLIHSSEAVGVLRRIWRDQWATVDFMGYFRGPTGYEEIVTCNINPLLTGEEESTCHYRDEDSGELWFCARPPTLPCDSLVGHSSGRYWNVTTPQEEALLLWNVTDKVLPQGISPIWVAKESNRSLVLSPKQLCHPGIPGPKPSGFFHGGVWHSLSCSGRSFSTVDSILGCLAGHIVHMLGDSTLRQWWEYLRDTVPSLKPLDLHATYQTGPLMAVETTRNIVLHWRAHGWPLRSLRTPVASLHSVVQELGGLAGGPHTVVVLGLGAHFTTFPPSIFVQRLAGIRAAVAALLAREPHTLVVIKLANTGYKSVYGSDWFTLQVNRLLRAAFADLRVAFVDAWEMTSSLALPDSIHPVRLIVQNEVHFLLSFICPT, from the exons GTCTTGGTCACATACCAGATGTCTAGCAAACAACTCCAGGCTTCCACAGACCTTTTTATCAAGCAGTTCAAGTTGCACAAGATTGTGATTGTGGGATCAGTCATTGCAATTTGG ATCTTGTATACCAGGGTTTCCTGGCCTGACAGTGCTGCCCCTCTGTCCCCAAGGCCTCGCCCTGCCCGCAAATCCTCTGGCTCTCTCCCCCAGGAGTTCTCAGACCTGACCCACCTTCTGCACTGGCCTCTGACCCCAGAAGATGGTGAGGACCTTTTGGCCTCCACCAGCTCTGAGACCTCCACCTACCACCTGAAGGGTCCTGCGCAGGCCAGCTATGTCCTGGGAGGCTACCTGGAGGCCATCCTTGTTGCCAGAGACCATCGAGGCAGGCCCAAGACTCATGGCGGGGATCTGTTTCGGGCACAGCTGCTGGGTCCTGACTTGAaggcaggggtccctgggaatGTCCAGGATCTGGAAAATGGCACATACCTGCTGTCCTTCCCCCTTCTTTGGGCTGGGCAGGCCCAGGTGCAAGTGCGGCTAATCCACTCCAGCGAGGCCGTTGGGGTTCTTCGAAGAATCTGGAGGGACCAATGGGCCACAGTCGATTTCATGGGCTATTTTCGGGGACCCACAGGATATGAAGAAATTGTGACTTGCAATATTAACCCCCTGTTAACTGGAGAGGAAGAGTCTACCTGTCACTATAGGGATGAAGATTCGGGGGAGCTCTGGTTCTGCGCTCGaccacccaccctgccctgcgACTCACTGGTGGGACATTCAAGTGGACGTTACTGGAATGTGACCACACCACAAGAGGAGGCCCTGCTGCTGTG GAACGTGACAGACAAGGTCCTCCCTCAGGGTATTTCTCCAATCTGGGTGGCCAAGGAGAGCAATAGGAGCCTGG TGTTGTCCCCCAAACAACTGTGCCATCCTGGGATCCCGGGGCCAAAACCTTCTGGCTTCTTCCATGGAGGAGTGTGgcactctctctcctgctctggcCGCTCCTTCTCCACTGTTGACAGCATCCTGGGCTGCCTGGCTGGTCACATCGTCCACATGCTGGGGGACTCCACGCTTCGGCAGTGGTGGGAGTATCTGCGTGACACTGTGCCTT CCCTGAAGCCGCTGGATCTACACGCCACGTatcagacagggcccctgatggCCGTAGAGACCACCCGGAACATAGTGCTGCACTGGCGGGCCCACGGCTGGCCCCTGCGCTCCCTCCGCACACCGGTGGCCTCCCTGCACTCTGTGGTCCAGGAGCtggggggcctggctgggggcccCCACACTGTggtggtgctggggctgggcgCACACTTCACCACCTTCCCTCCATCCATCTTTGTACAACGACTGGCAGGGATCCGGGCAGCTGTGGCTGCGCTGCTGGCCCGGGAGCCCCACACTCTTGTGGTCATCAAACTGGCCAACACTGGCTACAAGTCCGTGTATGGCAGTGACTGGTTCACCCTCCAGGTGAACCGGCTCCTCCGAGCCGCCTTTGCTGACCTCCGTGTGGCCTTTGTGGATGCCTGGGAAATGacctccagcctggccctgcctgacAGCATCCACCCAGTGAGGCTCATTGTCCAAAACGAGGTgcacttcctcctctccttcatcTGCCCCACCTGA